In Quercus robur chromosome 11, dhQueRobu3.1, whole genome shotgun sequence, the following proteins share a genomic window:
- the LOC126706083 gene encoding cytochrome P450 84A1-like isoform X2 has translation MIIISLYLFLIFLLLSRKHCCYPPGPKGLPIIGNMSMVAQLTHRGLAQLAKQYGGLMHLRMGLHDMVVVSTPDMAREVLQGQDSVFANRSSSFVATYLSYNRADMSFANYGPFWRQMRKICVMKLFSRKRVETWDSVGDEINKMVQAVATKTGSPIDLSKVASSLTSHITYKAAFGTNSREGEEGQFETILQEFSKLFAEFNVADFIPWLSWIYTKDLKRRLVNVRRALDVFIDKLIDEHLAKKSNKNSKDENEAAATDMVDELVSFLDEGADHENNKSTDSLSTFKLNRDNIKGLIMDIMIGGTETVASVIEWAMTELMKNPEELKKIQEELSNVVGLCRRVQDSDLENLTYLKCTLKETLRLHPPIPLVFHETAKDTMLAGYSIPARWSVVINTWAIGRDKTAWDEPNAFKPSRFLEPGAKDFKGNDFEFIPFGSGRRSCPGMQLGFYVLEKCVAELVHCFTWELHGGMKGSEIDMSDNFGLTTPKAIPLVVVPSYRLECAL, from the exons atgataattatATCACTCTATCTATTCCTAATATTTCTCCTA CTATCTAGAAAACACTGTTGTTACCCACCAGGCCCAAAAGGGTTACCCATCATCGGCAACATGTCGATGGTGGCCCAATTGACTCACCGTGGTCTAGCCCAGCTTGCTAAGCAATATGGTGGGCTCATGCATCTCAGAATGGGCCTGCATGACATGGTGGTCGTATCTACTCCGGACATGGCCCGTGAAGTCCTCCAGGGCCAAGATAGTGTCTTCGCGAACCGATCCTCAAGCTTCGTAGCTACATACCTAAGCTATAATCGGGCCGACATGTCCTTTGCCAATTACGGCCCATTTTGGCGTCAAATGCGTAAGATATGTGTCATGAAGCTCTTTAGCCGAAAACGAGTCGAGACTTGGGACTCTGTGGGAGACGAGATCAACAAGATGGTCCAAGCCGTTGCGACTAAAACTGGGTCTCCCATTGATCTCTCTAAGGTGGCTTCAAGTCTTACCAGCCACATTACCTATAAGGCAGCGTTTGGTACCAACTCACGTGAAGGAGAAGAGGGCCAATTTGAAACCATTTTGCAAGAATTCTCGAAGCTTTTCGCGGAGTTTAATGTTGCGGATTTTATACCATGGTTGAGTTGGATATATACAAAAGATTTAAAGAGAAGACTGGTTAATGTAAGAAGGGCACTTGACGTGTTCATTGATAAGCTCATAGATGAACACTTGGCCAAAAAGAGCAACAAGAATAGCAAGGATGAGAATGAAGCTGCAGCTACAGATATGGTGGATGAACTAGTAAGTTTCCTTGATGAAGGTGCTGATCATGAGAACAACAAGTCCACGGACTCGCTATCCACCTTTAAGCTCAATAGAGATAACATCAAAGGTCTTATCATG GATATAATGATTGGTGGAACAGAAACTGTTGCTTCAGTGATTGAGTGGGCGATGACAGAGCTAATGAAGAACCCAGAAGAGCTCAAGAAGATCCAAGAAGAGCTCTCAAATGTTGTAGGCTTGTGCCGTAGAGTCCAAGACTCCGACCTCGAAAACCTCACGTATCTCAAGTGCACACTCAAAGAAACTCTCCGTCTCCACCCTCCAATCCCCCTCGTCTTCCATGAGACCGCCAAGGATACCATGTTAGCCGGGTATTCGATCCCAGCTCGCTGGAGCGTGGTGATCAACACGTGGGCTATTGGGCGGGACAAGACGGCGTGGGATGAGCCAAACGCATTCAAGCCCTCAAGGTTTTTGGAACCAGGTGCTAAGGATTTTAAGGGAAATGATTTTGAGTTTATTCCTTTTGGGTCAGGAAGGAGGTCTTGCCCAGGCATGCAACTAGGGTTTTATGTATTAGAGAAGTGTGTGGCTGAGCTTGTACATTGTTTTACTTGGGAGTTACATGGGGGGATGAAAGGTAGTGAGATTGATATGAGTGATAATTTTGGACTCACTACTCCAAAAGCTATTCCTCTTGTTGTGGTGCCGAGTTATCGCCTAGAGTGTGCACTTTGA
- the LOC126706055 gene encoding cytochrome P450 84A1-like, translating into MESPIQNSPVFFFLPSLLCIMVFLFQLTRKLSSYPPGPKGLPIIGKMSMMPQMSHHHLAQLAQQYGGLVHLQMGMHNMVVISTPDLAREVLQVQDSVFANRSSSFAATYLSYDRADMAFANYGQIWRQMRKICVMKLFSRKRVETWDSVGDEIDKKVQTISTKTGTPINLSKMASSLTSHIIYKAAFGSNSREGEEGQFENILQEYSKLFTELDFSDFIPWLSWIHKKDLKKRLVNVRRALDLFIDKVIDEHLAKKRNKNSKDENEAAATDMVDELVSFLDEGADHENKKSTDSLSTFKLNRDNIKGLIMDIMIGGTETVASAIVWALAELMKNPEDLKKVQVELSNVVGLRRRVQDSDLENLTYLKCTLKETLRLHPPIPLIVHETAKNTVLAGYSIPARWRVVINSWAIGRDGTVWEEPNAFKPSRFLEPGAKDFKGNDFEFIPFGSGRRSCPGMQLGFYVLEKSVAELVHCFTWELHEGMKGGELDMSDTPGLTTPKGAPLIAVPSYRLECALW; encoded by the exons ATGGAATCCCCTATACAAAATTCGCCcgtgtttttctttcttccttctttgttATGTATCATGGTTTTCTTGTTTCAGCTAACTAGAAAACTCTCTTCTTACCCACCAGGCCCAAAAGGGTTACCCATCATCGGCAAAATGTCAATGATGCCCCAAATGTCTCACCATCATCTAGCCCAGCTTGCTCAGCAATATGGTGGGCTCGTCCATCTCCAAATGGGCATGCATAACATGGTGGTCATATCAACTCCAGACTTGGCCCGTGAAGTCCTCCAGGTCCAAGATAGTGTCTTCGCGAACCGATCCTCAAGCTTCGCAGCTACATACCTAAGCTATGATCGGGCCGACATGGCCTTTGCCAATTACGGCCAAATTTGGCGTCAAATGCGTAAGATATGTGTCATGAAGCTCTTTAGCCGAAAACGAGTCGAGACTTGGGACTCTGTAGGAGACGAGATAGACAAGAAGGTCCAAACCATTTCGACCAAAACTGGAACACCCATTAATCTCTCTAAGATGGCTTCAAGTCTCACCAGCCACATAATCTATAAGGCAGCGTTTGGTTCCAACTCACGTGAAGGAGAGGAGGGCCAGTTTGAAAACATTTTGCAAGAATACTCGAAGCTTTTCACAGAGTTAGATTTTTCGGATTTTATACCGTGGTTGAGTTGGATTcataaaaaagatttaaagaAAAGATTGGTTAATGTAAGAAGGGCACTTGACTTGTTCATTGATAAGGTCATCGATGAACACTTGGCCAAAAAGAGAAACAAGAATAGCAAGGATGAGAATGAAGCTGCTGCTACAGATATGGTGGATGAACTAGTAAGTTTCCTTGATGAAGGTGCTGATCATGAGAACAAGAAGTCCACGGACTCGCTATCCACCTTTAAGCTCAATAGAGATAACATCAAAGGTCTTATCATG GATATAATGATTGGTGGAACCGAAACTGTTGCTTCAGCAATTGTGTGGGCGTTGGCAGAGCTAATGAAGAACCCAGAAGATCTCAAGAAGGTCCAAGTAGAGCTCTCAAATGTCGTAGGCTTGCGCCGTAGAGTCCAAGACTCCGACCTTGAAAACCTCACGTATCTCAAGTGCACACTCAAAGAAACTCTTCGTCTCCACCCTCCAATCCCCCTCATCGTCCATGAGACTGCAAAGAACACCGTGTTAGCTGGGTATTCTATCCCAGCTCGCTGGCGCGTGGTGATCAACTCGTGGGCTATTGGGCGGGATGGGACGGTGTGGGAGGAGCCAAATGCATTCAAGCCGTCGAGGTTTTTGGAACCAGGTGCTAAGGATTTTAAGGGAAATGATTTTGAGTTTATTCCATTTGGGTCAGGAAGGAGGTCTTGCCCAGGCATGCAACTAGGGTTTTATGTATTAGAGAAGAGTGTGGCTGAGCTTGTTCATTGTTTTACGTGGGAGTTACATGAGGGAATGAAGGGTGGTGAGCTTGATATGAGTGATACGCCTGGACTCACCACTCCAAAAGGTGCTCCTCTTATTGCAGTGCCGAGTTATCGCCTAGAGTGTGCACTTTGGTAG
- the LOC126705119 gene encoding uncharacterized protein LOC126705119 has protein sequence MALPMLGFLDDDALVIILTIGGYDVKRVLVDQGSVVEVMYPDLYKGLKLRPEDLMAYDSFLVSFKGKIVTSKGQIRMPIQTDLDIVEVDFIVVDAYSPYTAIVARPWLHALRAVSSTLHQKVKYPSKGRVKEVIGDQAMARQCMVSAIS, from the coding sequence ATGGCCTTGCCCATGCTCGGATTCTTGGATGACGATGCTTTAGTCATCATACTCACGATCGGGGGatatgacgtgaagagggtgctAGTCGATCAGGGCAGCGTTGTGGAggtaatgtaccccgacctatataAGGGGCTGAAGCTAAGACCCGAAGACTTGATGGCATACGACTCCTTTTTGGTAAGTTTCAAAGGGAAAATCGTTACTTCGAAAGGCCAGATTAGAATGCCTATACAAACAGACTTGGACatagtggaggtggacttcatagtGGTGGACGCATATTCGCCCTATACCGCCATTGTAgctagaccttggcttcatgccctaAGAGCTGTCTCCTCAACCTTGCACCAAAAGGTAAAGTACCCGTCGAAGGGTCGGGTTAAAGAAGTGATAGGAGACCAAGCCATGGCCCGGCAATGCATGGTGTCCGCCATCTCGTGA
- the LOC126706083 gene encoding cytochrome P450 84A1-like isoform X1, with the protein MESPIQNSAVFFFLPSLLCIMVFLFQLSRKHCCYPPGPKGLPIIGNMSMVAQLTHRGLAQLAKQYGGLMHLRMGLHDMVVVSTPDMAREVLQGQDSVFANRSSSFVATYLSYNRADMSFANYGPFWRQMRKICVMKLFSRKRVETWDSVGDEINKMVQAVATKTGSPIDLSKVASSLTSHITYKAAFGTNSREGEEGQFETILQEFSKLFAEFNVADFIPWLSWIYTKDLKRRLVNVRRALDVFIDKLIDEHLAKKSNKNSKDENEAAATDMVDELVSFLDEGADHENNKSTDSLSTFKLNRDNIKGLIMDIMIGGTETVASVIEWAMTELMKNPEELKKIQEELSNVVGLCRRVQDSDLENLTYLKCTLKETLRLHPPIPLVFHETAKDTMLAGYSIPARWSVVINTWAIGRDKTAWDEPNAFKPSRFLEPGAKDFKGNDFEFIPFGSGRRSCPGMQLGFYVLEKCVAELVHCFTWELHGGMKGSEIDMSDNFGLTTPKAIPLVVVPSYRLECAL; encoded by the exons ATGGAATCCCCTATACAAAATTCAGCcgtgtttttctttcttccctcTTTGTTATGTATCATGGTTTTCTTGTTTCAGCTATCTAGAAAACACTGTTGTTACCCACCAGGCCCAAAAGGGTTACCCATCATCGGCAACATGTCGATGGTGGCCCAATTGACTCACCGTGGTCTAGCCCAGCTTGCTAAGCAATATGGTGGGCTCATGCATCTCAGAATGGGCCTGCATGACATGGTGGTCGTATCTACTCCGGACATGGCCCGTGAAGTCCTCCAGGGCCAAGATAGTGTCTTCGCGAACCGATCCTCAAGCTTCGTAGCTACATACCTAAGCTATAATCGGGCCGACATGTCCTTTGCCAATTACGGCCCATTTTGGCGTCAAATGCGTAAGATATGTGTCATGAAGCTCTTTAGCCGAAAACGAGTCGAGACTTGGGACTCTGTGGGAGACGAGATCAACAAGATGGTCCAAGCCGTTGCGACTAAAACTGGGTCTCCCATTGATCTCTCTAAGGTGGCTTCAAGTCTTACCAGCCACATTACCTATAAGGCAGCGTTTGGTACCAACTCACGTGAAGGAGAAGAGGGCCAATTTGAAACCATTTTGCAAGAATTCTCGAAGCTTTTCGCGGAGTTTAATGTTGCGGATTTTATACCATGGTTGAGTTGGATATATACAAAAGATTTAAAGAGAAGACTGGTTAATGTAAGAAGGGCACTTGACGTGTTCATTGATAAGCTCATAGATGAACACTTGGCCAAAAAGAGCAACAAGAATAGCAAGGATGAGAATGAAGCTGCAGCTACAGATATGGTGGATGAACTAGTAAGTTTCCTTGATGAAGGTGCTGATCATGAGAACAACAAGTCCACGGACTCGCTATCCACCTTTAAGCTCAATAGAGATAACATCAAAGGTCTTATCATG GATATAATGATTGGTGGAACAGAAACTGTTGCTTCAGTGATTGAGTGGGCGATGACAGAGCTAATGAAGAACCCAGAAGAGCTCAAGAAGATCCAAGAAGAGCTCTCAAATGTTGTAGGCTTGTGCCGTAGAGTCCAAGACTCCGACCTCGAAAACCTCACGTATCTCAAGTGCACACTCAAAGAAACTCTCCGTCTCCACCCTCCAATCCCCCTCGTCTTCCATGAGACCGCCAAGGATACCATGTTAGCCGGGTATTCGATCCCAGCTCGCTGGAGCGTGGTGATCAACACGTGGGCTATTGGGCGGGACAAGACGGCGTGGGATGAGCCAAACGCATTCAAGCCCTCAAGGTTTTTGGAACCAGGTGCTAAGGATTTTAAGGGAAATGATTTTGAGTTTATTCCTTTTGGGTCAGGAAGGAGGTCTTGCCCAGGCATGCAACTAGGGTTTTATGTATTAGAGAAGTGTGTGGCTGAGCTTGTACATTGTTTTACTTGGGAGTTACATGGGGGGATGAAAGGTAGTGAGATTGATATGAGTGATAATTTTGGACTCACTACTCCAAAAGCTATTCCTCTTGTTGTGGTGCCGAGTTATCGCCTAGAGTGTGCACTTTGA